In the genome of Coprothermobacter sp., one region contains:
- a CDS encoding transketolase, whose protein sequence is MATAHNDVCGTLEGKATRFGYSDALLMLGKEDPRVFVLDADLAKSTTTDRFKKEFPERFIDCGIAEADMVGIAAGLSLMGKVPFTSTYGTFMVDRALDQIRVTVAYAELNVKIVGAHGGISVGPDGATHQALEDLGIMRMLPHMTVINPCDVNEARKATLAVAAMQGPVFIRLGRESVPILTDDATPFDIGKGITFEDGDDVTIAATGYMVYEALLAHEELKKQGIHARVLNIHTIKPIDRELLLKAARETGAVVTAEEHQVMGGFGSAVAEVLAQECPVPMEFVGIKDRFGESGTPDELLTAFGCRHTDIEAAVRRALRQKK, encoded by the coding sequence ATGGCGACTGCACACAACGACGTTTGCGGCACCCTCGAAGGCAAGGCGACGCGCTTCGGCTACTCGGATGCCCTGCTCATGCTGGGCAAGGAAGACCCGCGCGTATTCGTTCTCGACGCGGACCTCGCTAAGTCGACTACGACGGACCGCTTCAAGAAGGAGTTCCCCGAACGGTTCATCGACTGCGGCATCGCCGAGGCGGACATGGTGGGCATCGCCGCGGGGCTGTCGCTGATGGGCAAGGTGCCGTTCACGTCGACCTATGGCACGTTCATGGTCGACCGGGCGCTTGACCAGATCCGGGTCACCGTCGCCTATGCTGAGCTGAACGTCAAGATCGTCGGCGCACACGGCGGCATCAGCGTCGGCCCCGACGGGGCGACCCATCAGGCGCTTGAAGACTTGGGTATCATGAGGATGCTGCCACACATGACCGTCATCAACCCCTGCGATGTGAACGAAGCCCGCAAGGCCACGCTGGCGGTCGCCGCCATGCAGGGCCCGGTGTTCATCCGGCTTGGCCGCGAGTCCGTGCCGATTCTCACGGACGATGCGACGCCATTCGACATCGGCAAGGGCATCACCTTCGAAGACGGCGACGACGTCACCATCGCTGCGACCGGGTACATGGTGTACGAGGCTCTGCTCGCGCACGAGGAACTGAAGAAGCAGGGCATCCATGCCCGCGTCCTGAACATCCACACCATCAAGCCCATCGACCGCGAGCTCCTGCTGAAGGCTGCCCGTGAGACGGGCGCCGTGGTCACCGCAGAGGAGCACCAGGTCATGGGAGGATTCGGCTCCGCAGTTGCGGAAGTGCTGGCGCAGGAATGCCCGGTGCCCATGGAATTCGTCGGCATCAAGGACCGCTTCGGCGAATCCGGCACCCCTGACGAACTGCTCACCGCGTTTGGCTGCCGCCACACCGACATCGAGGCAGCAGTGCGCAGAGCGTTGAGGCAGAAGAAGTAG